Genomic DNA from Candidatus Sysuiplasma acidicola:
CTCGTGACGTCCCTCTTTCCGTAACGGCTCACCGCATCCGGGTCGAAAGAATCGAAAGCTTCCCTGAAGTTCTCCCTCTTCCTGAGCACAGTGAACCAGCTGAGACCAGCCTGGAAGCCTTCCAGCACAAGAAATTCGTAAAGCTTCCTGTCATCATGCAGCTGCACGCCCCATTCGGTGTCGTGGTAACGCACGTAGAGCGGTTCGATGGTGCTCCATCCGCATCTTGGCCGTTCATCAATACCGGTGTTGGGTGCATTGTGCCCTGATGCAGCCATTCGTCCCATGCCGATCCCATTATGCTGCCGCTCATGAATAACTTTCGCCGACGCGTGGGCCGGGCTGGAAGTCTGCTTGTTCGTGCCCGTGTAAGACTGATGAGCGAACTGGCTCCTGCGGCTGGTTGTGAATGCAGTATAGCACCGCGTCAGCTCTCAAGCTTCCTGATTTCGTCATCGCTGAGCCTCAGCCCTGTGGCCTCAGCACTGTCCTCCAGCTGTTCGATTCTGGTTGCGCCGACTATGGGGAAAATGTTACGGCTCTTTGACATCAGCCACGAAAGTGAGACGCCGGCCATTGAAGCTCCTTTCGTTCCTGCCACTTCGGCAACCCTCCTGACAGTTTCACGAGCGGCGAGTTCGGACGCCCTTTCCGCGAACAGTTCATCATAAGTCTTTCTGGGCACGTCCTTTGTTTCCACTGAATAGCGGCCGGCCAGAACGCCCTGGGCGAGAGGGCTGTAAATCATCGCACCCATGTTGTGCTTCTCAACGACCTTCAGCCTGCCTGTCTCGAAATTCCTGTCGATGAGATTGTAAACTTCCTGAACCGCGCAGGGAGGCTCGAGGCCGTTATGCCTGCATATACCGAACATCTCCTCCACCTGTTCCGGCTGGAAGTTAGAAACACCGTAATGCAGAATGAGTCCTTCGTCGATGAGGTGGTTCATGGATCTTATTGCATTTTCCAGTGATGTCGATGCGTCGGGCCCATGGAGCAGATAAATGTCAATATAGTCTGTTTTCAGTCGTGAAAGGCTGTCCCTGACGGCCTTCATGATATGCTTCCTGTTGTGCCCCTGGTCATTCGGAAGCGGGCCGGTTCGTCCGGTGACCTTGGTGACTATCACAAATGACTCCCGGTCGTGCCCGCTCAGCGCTTCACCGAGTATTTCCTCCGAGAGACCCACATGTTCGAAACCTGGCTGCTTTGACTTCCGATCGTAGACACCCCTGTACACGTCTGCAGTGTCGAAAAAATTGATACCGATTTCCACCGCACGGTTTATCACTTCAAGAGAGCGTTCCCTGCTCACCTCGAAGATACCGTTGTTGTTTTTTGCATCTTCATGTGGAAGGTACCAAGTGCCATAGATCAGTCTGGAGACTTTTATTCCCGTTCCGCCGAATGACTCGTAGTTCATATGTCATGGGATAGGTAACGCTTTCAAGTATTTTGCCAATCTATGACACAGGGCGTTCTGTTTGAGAGGCGCATTGCCGATGTCTCAGCTCTTGCCGGTTCCTGCATGCTTCTGCCTGTATTCGCTGTGCATGATCTCAGCAAGCGCTGCCACCTGCTTCCTGTCGGCGAATTCTGCAAGGCGTGACCAGTCAAAATTATCCGCAGGATCCACTTTTCTGCCTGGAGGGAGAGCTATATCCCTGTGCCCTGCGATCATATCCCTCTTTATGTCGTGTTTCGACACAAGGGTTCCCACTAGATTCCACAGAGAAACATACTGTTCCTCAGTGAAAGGCTGGACGCCGTCGCCTTTGTTGACAACTTCGATTCCGATGGAGTAATCATTGCAGTTGTCCACTCCTTTCCAGCTGCTCACGCCTGCATGCCATGCGCGATCCTCATCCTTCACCATCTGGACTATGCTGCCGTCTCTTCCCAGAACATAATGGGAACTAACCTTTGACTCTGGATTCAGAAAGTGATTCACCGTTTCTTCGAGTGTAGGAATCACCGTGTGATGCACTACGATCATAGTTATTGCACCAGCAGGTCTGTCGTTGAAATTTGGCGACTTAACCCATTTGAACTTGCTCTCTGTCATGAAGTGATGAAAAGCAGGGCTCTATTTCAAAGATTTTACAACCGGGTGCACGCTGCTACTCGTTTAAGGCACAACACAGCACCCATGGAATATGGATCATCGGCCAGGTTGCACTTCGCTACCGCTGCCCGCATGTTTCAGATCGCCTGAAAAAGAGTAAGTGTCGCCCATGCCCTTCCACCACCACTCGTTGCTGAGATACCAGCTGATCGTGACTTTCAGAGCCTCTTCCAGCTGCATGGAAGGCTTCCAGCCTAGTTCATTCCTCAGCTTTGAATCGTCGAGAGCGTATCTGCGATCGTGTCCGGGTCTGTCCCTGATGTAGTCTATTCTGTCTTCAGCAAGGCCCATTACTGAAAGTATTTTACGTGTGAGTTCAATGTTTGAGAGTTCGTTTCTGCCCGAAACCATGTACGTGTCACCGTTCTTCCCTCTGTTTACGATCGCATCAATCGCGGAGCAGTGATCGTAAACGTAAATCCAGTCCCTGACATTCAGTCCGTCACCGTAGATGGGCACCTTTCTGCCCGATTGCAGGAGCGTTATGAAACGAGGTATTATCTTTTCAGGATGCTGAAACGGACCGAAGTTATTACCGCAGTTCGATATACTCGTGCCGATGCCGTAGGTCTCTCCGTATGATCTTACGAGATGGTCAGAAGCAGCTTTGCTTGCAGCGTATGGGCTCCTCGGGTTGTATCGTGTCTGCTCATTGAATTTCTCTGCGGAATCGAGTGAAAGAGAACCGAATACCTCATC
This window encodes:
- the rfbB gene encoding dTDP-glucose 4,6-dehydratase, with the protein product MRVLITGGAGFIGSNLLHYWCEKHPDDVVVCLDKLTYAGHLSSIRSLIDSGRIEFVKGDICLSEDVRRLMHDTDTVIHLAAESHVDRSIDKPDEFVRTNVLGTFTLLEEARRADIRRFHHVSTDEVFGSLSLDSAEKFNEQTRYNPRSPYAASKAASDHLVRSYGETYGIGTSISNCGNNFGPFQHPEKIIPRFITLLQSGRKVPIYGDGLNVRDWIYVYDHCSAIDAIVNRGKNGDTYMVSGRNELSNIELTRKILSVMGLAEDRIDYIRDRPGHDRRYALDDSKLRNELGWKPSMQLEEALKVTISWYLSNEWWWKGMGDTYSFSGDLKHAGSGSEVQPGR
- a CDS encoding N-acetylmuramoyl-L-alanine amidase, which produces MTESKFKWVKSPNFNDRPAGAITMIVVHHTVIPTLEETVNHFLNPESKVSSHYVLGRDGSIVQMVKDEDRAWHAGVSSWKGVDNCNDYSIGIEVVNKGDGVQPFTEEQYVSLWNLVGTLVSKHDIKRDMIAGHRDIALPPGRKVDPADNFDWSRLAEFADRKQVAALAEIMHSEYRQKHAGTGKS
- a CDS encoding aldo/keto reductase → MNYESFGGTGIKVSRLIYGTWYLPHEDAKNNNGIFEVSRERSLEVINRAVEIGINFFDTADVYRGVYDRKSKQPGFEHVGLSEEILGEALSGHDRESFVIVTKVTGRTGPLPNDQGHNRKHIMKAVRDSLSRLKTDYIDIYLLHGPDASTSLENAIRSMNHLIDEGLILHYGVSNFQPEQVEEMFGICRHNGLEPPCAVQEVYNLIDRNFETGRLKVVEKHNMGAMIYSPLAQGVLAGRYSVETKDVPRKTYDELFAERASELAARETVRRVAEVAGTKGASMAGVSLSWLMSKSRNIFPIVGATRIEQLEDSAEATGLRLSDDEIRKLES